The segment GTCCCACACATGCAGGTCGGCATCGACGCCGGCCTTCACCAGTTGCCGGTGGGTATGAAGTGCAGAACTCATCGCCATGTCCCGCGTAGCCGTCACGAGCAGCGTGGGCGGAAACTTCGCAAGCACCGCAGGATGATCGACCGGTGATACCAGCGGGTCGTGTACATCCGCCGCTTCAAAGTAGGCGAGGCGTGTCAAGGCATCCGCCGCACCCGGCGGAGGTACCGGGCGACCATTGAGCGCAGCCGCCGTGTAGCCCGAATCGCCGTCACCGAGATGCCCTGCCGAAGCGCAGGATATTTCGACCGCACCCGGCGTCGGCAATCCTTCCTTCTGGAACCAGGCCAGAGCCTGCGCTGCCAGCAACCCCCCGGCTGAACAGCCGAAGATCCCGATGTGTCCAGGACTGTAGGTTTTCAGCAGCTCACGGTAGACGATCGCCACGTCTTCGCTGGCCGCCGGAAATCGATGCTCCGGACCCTGGCGGTAATCGACTGCCACGACCCGGTATCCTCCCAGCCCCGCTACCGGAATCGACTCGAGTTGGCCGTTGCTGCGGGCGCCCATGGTGAAACCGCCCCCGTGCAGGTTGATCAGGACGCGGTCTTGCCTTTGCGCCGTAACGCCGGTGGCAGGCGTGATCACCTCCGTGTACACCCCGTTGATGGTGCGCGGTTCGATGGCAACTGCAAAGCGCTGCCTCGCCTTCGCGATCAGCGGCGCCAGATAGTGTTCGTCGAGGATGCGCCGCTGCTCGGCAATCGGCAGCCCTTGCATGCGTGCCACCGGTGAGGCGTAAAAGGCCGGTGAATGCTCATGAAGATAGGCGTTGCGGGCTGCCTCGCTCGCGAAGACCGAAAAAGGTGCAGCAAACGCAGGGATCTGTACCGTTGCATCAGCGGTGACGACCGGAAGTGCGGGTCTCGTTGCACCCGCAGCAGACTGCGGTGCTGCAACAGACGGCGGCGCCTGCGTGGATTCGCTGGATCCATCCCCCGCCACGACCACACCTCCTGTCGAGATCATCATCACCGTCAATGCCAGCAACGGTCTTCTGAGCAAGTTCGTCATATCCTTCTTCCGATACCTGGACGCAGAATCATGCGGCGCCGTTTCCAACACTCGGTGCACATGTCCGTCTGTCTGGAACGGCCATCTTCAATGAGCATATGCCACCGACAGCGCCCACGTGCGCGGCATGTTGTAAGCACCCGTCAGGAAGGGGCCAACCTTGTACGTACTGGTCAGCACCCGTTCATCGTCCAGGTTGCGTCCCTCGAGCGCCACTCGCCATTTTTCGCTCGGCGAATTCCACGCGGCCGACGCGTTCCAGATCTCATGCGACTTCTGTACCTGGACCTGACTGAGCGGGTCGCGCAGGTCGATCGGCGAGTTTGTGAACGATTCGTCGCGATGCGCAACATCGACACCGAGCGTGATGCGGCCCATGTCACCAACGGTGAACCCGTACTGGACACGAGCCTGGGCGGTCCATTCGGGTGAAAAACCGATGGCTGTATAACGGCCGATATCGATTGGATTGCCTGCTGCATCCCGTGTCGGATAGGAGTTGACCTTGGTATCGAGGTAGCCCACGTTCAAGGCCAGCAAGAGGTCGCTCAACGGCGCCCAGGTCATCTCGATCTCGCCGCCCTGGGTCTTCATCTTCCCCACGTTGCTGTTGACGGCCGAGAGGGTATTGTTCACCAGCGCAATGACTGAAAGCTGCTTGTCCGTGTAGTCGTTGTAGAACAACTCGGCGTTCACGCGGAAGTTTCCGCCCAGGGTCGTCTTGAGCCCGAGGGTATAGGACTCCACGGTCTCGGGCGCGTATTTGGCGGCAATGCCCGCACCAGTCGAGTTA is part of the Pseudomonadales bacterium genome and harbors:
- a CDS encoding alpha/beta hydrolase fold domain-containing protein, with product MTNLLRRPLLALTVMMISTGGVVVAGDGSSESTQAPPSVAAPQSAAGATRPALPVVTADATVQIPAFAAPFSVFASEAARNAYLHEHSPAFYASPVARMQGLPIAEQRRILDEHYLAPLIAKARQRFAVAIEPRTINGVYTEVITPATGVTAQRQDRVLINLHGGGFTMGARSNGQLESIPVAGLGGYRVVAVDYRQGPEHRFPAASEDVAIVYRELLKTYSPGHIGIFGCSAGGLLAAQALAWFQKEGLPTPGAVEISCASAGHLGDGDSGYTAAALNGRPVPPPGAADALTRLAYFEAADVHDPLVSPVDHPAVLAKFPPTLLVTATRDMAMSSALHTHRQLVKAGVDADLHVWDGLQHFFFADVDLPESEEAFRVMVDFFDRHLDGAQLTATGGAK